A section of the Prochlorococcus sp. MIT 1341 genome encodes:
- the csaB gene encoding polysaccharide pyruvyl transferase CsaB — protein MVQNIPEPQTFLLPLKARPSSVLLCGYYGERNLGDDLLLEILINSIDNRVNLLITTNQHFMPVDLSRNVKYVNRRNPIAVFNSINNVDTLILGGGNLLQDKTSYRSLLYYLAVIFYAKFRGVKIILWAQGLGPLQRRISVFLVQKAICCASSISLRDQKSFELYKSWNINIPVICAPDPTWQLPRKEWIGGESIVICWRPTNVIDNYKWKKLFIALDYFQTHLNRPVVWMSFDRKMDEPFFNYLCQHELIPKRLFTKTITLNATSFDKATCCFQKATIVLPMRLHAYILAKLCGAPTCALSYDPKVSAASAYLNSNCIDLEASFDVDQLIKVWHETLSIPTDIEGVNHLALKSLSHNYFLEDKLFSSI, from the coding sequence ATGGTGCAAAACATTCCTGAACCCCAAACCTTTTTGTTGCCATTAAAGGCTAGGCCTTCATCGGTACTTTTATGCGGATATTACGGAGAGCGGAATTTAGGTGATGATTTGTTATTGGAGATTTTGATAAATTCGATAGACAATCGTGTGAATTTATTAATTACTACAAATCAACACTTTATGCCTGTTGATCTTTCAAGGAATGTCAAATATGTCAATCGAAGAAATCCAATTGCTGTTTTTAATAGTATAAATAATGTTGATACATTAATACTTGGTGGTGGCAATCTCTTACAGGACAAAACTAGTTATAGGAGTCTTCTATACTATCTAGCAGTTATATTCTATGCAAAATTTAGGGGAGTTAAGATAATCCTATGGGCACAGGGTCTTGGACCCTTGCAAAGGAGAATAAGTGTTTTCCTAGTCCAAAAGGCGATTTGTTGTGCCTCTAGTATAAGCTTGCGCGATCAAAAATCCTTTGAATTATATAAATCATGGAATATAAATATACCTGTTATTTGTGCACCAGATCCTACTTGGCAATTGCCTAGAAAGGAGTGGATAGGTGGCGAGTCAATAGTTATATGTTGGCGTCCAACAAATGTAATAGATAATTATAAATGGAAAAAATTATTTATAGCACTTGACTATTTTCAAACTCATCTTAATAGACCTGTCGTATGGATGTCCTTTGATAGGAAAATGGATGAGCCATTCTTTAACTATCTATGTCAACATGAATTAATTCCAAAAAGACTTTTTACTAAGACTATTACTTTAAATGCTACTTCATTCGATAAAGCAACATGTTGTTTTCAGAAGGCTACTATTGTTTTGCCAATGAGATTACATGCATACATTTTAGCAAAACTTTGCGGAGCTCCAACATGTGCTTTAAGCTATGATCCTAAGGTTTCAGCTGCCTCTGCATATTTAAATTCAAACTGCATAGATTTAGAAGCTTCTTTTGATGTTGATCAACTCATCAAGGTTTGGCATGAGACTCTTTCAATTCCAACTGATATAGAAGGAGTAAATCACTTAGCATTGAAGTCTTTATCACATAATTATTTTTTAGAAGATAAGCTTTTTTCTAGTATATAG
- a CDS encoding ABC transporter ATP-binding protein: MTLHLNNVGEKLNNKWILRNVCLSVNDGEIMALLGPSGCGKSSTLRVIAGLDKPNEGDIYIDNKNVTMEPPVNRGVAMVFQSYALFPHLSVKENLSLGLRIRGISRKQIQTRVSTMLSIMKLEEHVEQLPSKLSGGQRQRVALARALLRDPSVYLLDEPMSNLDAQLREDLRPELRSLMQNRNKPVVYVTHDQHEAMALANRISILNNGSIEQTGTPKEIYTKPSTLFVASFIGSPKINTINSTNNIVSAIRPEDIFFSKTGIPCKIIANEWHGKNQILLLKSPKGIIRMLCEKDESIPENIQITWDKDKEHHFDISTGKSVEQ, encoded by the coding sequence ATGACACTACATCTTAATAATGTTGGAGAAAAACTGAACAACAAATGGATTCTTAGGAATGTCTGCCTAAGTGTTAATGATGGTGAGATTATGGCACTTCTAGGACCCAGCGGATGCGGCAAAAGCAGTACACTAAGAGTTATAGCTGGACTAGATAAGCCCAACGAAGGCGATATTTATATTGACAATAAAAATGTAACTATGGAACCTCCTGTGAATAGAGGGGTTGCAATGGTATTTCAAAGTTATGCTTTATTTCCCCACCTATCAGTCAAAGAAAATTTATCACTTGGTCTTCGAATCCGTGGAATAAGCAGGAAACAGATTCAGACAAGGGTTTCGACAATGCTTTCTATTATGAAATTAGAAGAACATGTAGAACAACTTCCATCAAAATTATCTGGCGGGCAACGTCAGAGAGTTGCACTGGCAAGAGCCCTTTTAAGAGATCCTTCTGTGTACCTACTTGATGAACCAATGAGTAACTTAGACGCACAGCTCCGTGAAGATCTCAGACCTGAGCTAAGAAGTCTTATGCAAAATAGAAATAAGCCTGTTGTTTATGTAACCCACGACCAACATGAGGCAATGGCTTTAGCCAACAGGATTTCGATACTAAATAATGGATCCATTGAACAAACAGGGACTCCAAAAGAAATCTACACAAAACCATCTACATTATTTGTAGCATCATTCATTGGCAGTCCAAAGATAAACACGATAAATAGCACTAACAATATTGTTAGTGCTATTCGACCAGAAGACATATTCTTTTCAAAAACAGGAATTCCGTGCAAAATTATTGCTAATGAATGGCACGGTAAAAATCAGATTCTACTTTTGAAATCACCTAAGGGCATAATTAGAATGTTATGTGAAAAAGATGAATCCATCCCAGAAAATATACAAATAACATGGGATAAAGATAAAGAACATCATTTTGACATTTCTACAGGTAAAAGTGTTGAACAATAA
- a CDS encoding DUF2499 domain-containing protein, translating to MHALSLGTWWIHVTTLFEWILAIVLILRWSIQNNKPNMKWLALAMLPNLASAMAAITWHIYDNASSLKGLVVLQSGLTVVGNFCLAAAAWNLVRTKNKQSQPS from the coding sequence TTGCACGCTCTCTCTCTTGGCACGTGGTGGATACACGTCACGACCTTATTCGAATGGATTCTTGCGATCGTACTAATTTTGCGATGGAGCATTCAAAACAACAAGCCCAACATGAAGTGGTTAGCACTAGCCATGTTGCCAAACCTAGCCAGTGCGATGGCCGCTATTACCTGGCACATTTATGACAATGCATCTTCCTTAAAAGGTTTAGTAGTTCTCCAATCTGGATTAACAGTTGTAGGAAACTTTTGCCTTGCAGCAGCAGCTTGGAATCTTGTCAGGACAAAAAACAAACAAAGTCAACCATCATGA